From a region of the Castor canadensis chromosome 7, mCasCan1.hap1v2, whole genome shotgun sequence genome:
- the Clic4 gene encoding chloride intracellular channel protein 4 has translation MALSMPLNGLKEDKEPLIELFVKAGSDGESIGNCPFSQRLFMILWLKGVVFSVTTVDLKRKPADLQNLAPGTHPPFITFNSEVKTDVNKIEEFLEEVLCPPKYLKLSPKHPESNTAGMDIFAKFSAYIKNSRPEANEALERGLLKTLQKLDEYLNSPLPDEIDENSMEDIKFSTRKFLDGNEMTLADCNLLPKLHIVKVVAKKYRNFDIPKEMTGIWRYLTNACRRDEFTNTCPSDKEVEIAYSDVAKRLTK, from the exons GCTGGCAGTGATGGTGAAAGCATAGGAAACTGCCCTTTTTCCCAGAGGCTCTTCATGATTCTTTGGCTCAAAGGAGTTGTATTTAGTGTCACAACCGTTGACCTGAAAAG GAAGCCTGCAGACCTGCAGAACTTAGCTCCCGGGACCCACCCTCCATTTATAACTTTCAACAGTGAAGTCAAAACGGATGTAAATAAGATTGAGGAGTTTCTTGAAGAAGTCCTATGTCCTCCCAA GTACTTAAAGCTTTCACCAAAACATCCAGAATCAAATACTGCTGGAATGGACATCTTTGCCAAATTCTCTGCTTACATCAAGAACTCAAGGCCAGAGGCAAAtgaag cactggaGAGGGGTCTCTTGAAAACACTCCAGAAACTGGACGAATACCTGAATTCTCCCCTCCCTGATGAAATTGACGAGAACAGTATGGAGGACATCAAGTTTTCTACACGGAAATTTCTGGATGGCAACGAAATGACATTAGCTGATTGTAACCTGCTGCCCAAACTGCACATCGTCAAG GTGGTGGCCAAAAAATACCGCAACTTTGATATTCCAAAAGAAATGACTGGTATCTGGAGATACCTGACCAACGCCTGCCGCAGGGACGAGTTCACCAACACCTGTCCCAGCGATAAGGAGGTCGAAATTGCATACAGTGATGTCGCCAAAAGGCTCACCAAGTAA